A part of Carassius carassius chromosome 32, fCarCar2.1, whole genome shotgun sequence genomic DNA contains:
- the LOC132113273 gene encoding probable G-protein coupled receptor 132 produces MNITGPTNHTNSCKPSYGEENPIPLVVLYSTVLTLGLPANLITVFLTFLEVCRKNILGVYLFSLSVCDLMYLGTLPLWAIYINKGHHWEWGSLTCKFTGYVFFNNMYISIFLMCCISVDRFVAVVYAMESRGLRRMRHAVIISVVIVLVVAVGHMPVFTMTEGDSEKMTDKRCFEPSDPSVVVTGLNYSRFFIGFFIPLCILIVTNLAIITKVRASTGLKPKAKVRIRNLALAVILFFLVCFTPYHVILLLRAINFHFSNEKCDFERSVYTPYTISLGLSTINSAINPVFYVLSSNSVHKKIRKGLQGLRSSSRSSSFT; encoded by the coding sequence ATGAACATAACTGGTCCAACAAACCACACAAACAGCTGTAAACCATCTTACGGGGAAGAAAACCCAATTCCACTTGTGGTTCTCTACAGCACAGTCCTCACATTAGGCCTGCCTGCTAACCTGATCACAGTCTTCCTCACGTTCCTCGAAGTGTGCCGGAAGAACATCCTAGGAGTCTACCTCTTCAGCCTGTCAGTGTGTGACCTGATGTATCTAGGTACACTTCCACTCTGGGCCATTTACATCAACAAAGGTCATCACTGGGAGTGGGGCTCTTTGACCTGTAAGTTCACCGGCTATGTGTTCTTCAACAACATGTACATCAGTATCTTCTTGATGTGCTGCATTTCCGTGGACCGCTTCGTAGCGGTGGTCTACGCTATGGAGTCTCGAGGTCTGAGAAGGATGAGGCATGCCGTGATCATCAGCGTTGTGATTGTGTTGGTCGTTGCTGTGGGACACATGCCGGTTTTCACCATGACAGAGGGCGACTCTGAGAAAATGACGGATAAGCGGTGCTTCGAACCAAGTGACCCCTCTGTCGTAGTGACGGGACTCAACTATTCCCGCTTCTTCATCGGTTTCTTCATCCCGCTGTGCATTTTAATAGTCACCAACTTGGCCATCATTACTAAAGTTCGAGCTAGCACTGGTTTGAAGCCAAAGGCCAAGGTCAGAATTCGTAACCTGGCCTTAGCCGTCATCTTGTTCTTCTTAGTCTGCTTCACACCGTACCATGTGATCCTTTTGCTACGTGCCATCAATTTCCACTTCTCCAATGAGAAATGTGACTTTGAGAGAAGTGTCTATACACCCTATACGATCTCTCTGGGTCTGTCTACCATCAACAGTGCCATAAACCCTGTTTTCTATGTGCTTAGCAGCAACAGTGTTCATAAGAAGATCCGCAAAGGCCTACAAGGGTTACGTAGCAGCTCAAGATCTTCTTCTTTTACATGA